In one window of Burkholderia cenocepacia DNA:
- a CDS encoding efflux transporter outer membrane subunit produces MQSPATKGTLALAVLAVSLIMAGCASMGDNTTQSTRIEADALDAGAAIRAADRDAGWPAADWWRAYRDPQLDAWIAAAQAGNPTLAAAEARVREAQAMARVARSAELPQINGNLSLMRQHWPDNVYYGPGPLANADTWNNTGSLGLSYHLDLWGKDKNATERALDTAHATAADARAAKLELEVNVVRAYVGMSMNYALLDLAHETFERQRSLADLARKRLQAGLGTQLDVSQAESTLPDYERQIDSYEEAIQLARHQLAALAGKGPGAGDTIKRPQLALDAPAGLPSAMPADLLGRRPDVVAARWTVDAQARGIDVAKASFYPNIDLLATVGGFGVTAPFTDFLRAMNGGWTAGPALSLPIFEGGRLRAQLGAANAGYDQAVERYNQTIVGALKDIADQVVRIRSLDTQKKDAARSVAANNRSYQLSREGFRRGLTDYVNVLVAQQQLLRAQETAARIDAERLAAHAQLMAALGGGVETGSDVPKDEAAAAVAAPAAASGTKPAAAVARPAEVATTGASGVPAAR; encoded by the coding sequence GTGCAGTCTCCGGCGACAAAAGGGACGCTCGCACTGGCGGTTCTTGCAGTCTCATTAATAATGGCCGGTTGCGCGAGCATGGGCGACAACACAACCCAGTCCACTCGCATCGAAGCGGACGCACTCGACGCCGGCGCGGCCATCCGCGCGGCCGACCGAGACGCGGGCTGGCCCGCCGCCGACTGGTGGCGCGCGTACCGCGATCCGCAGCTCGATGCATGGATCGCCGCCGCCCAGGCCGGCAACCCGACCCTCGCGGCCGCCGAGGCCCGCGTGCGCGAAGCGCAGGCGATGGCGCGCGTCGCCCGCTCGGCCGAACTGCCGCAGATCAACGGCAACCTGTCGCTGATGCGCCAGCACTGGCCGGACAACGTGTACTACGGCCCGGGGCCGCTCGCGAACGCCGATACCTGGAACAATACCGGCTCGCTCGGCCTGTCGTACCACCTCGATCTGTGGGGCAAGGACAAGAACGCGACCGAGCGGGCGCTCGACACCGCGCATGCGACCGCCGCCGACGCGCGCGCGGCGAAGCTCGAACTCGAAGTCAACGTGGTGCGCGCGTATGTCGGCATGTCGATGAACTACGCGCTGCTGGACCTCGCGCACGAGACGTTCGAACGCCAGCGCTCGCTCGCCGATCTCGCGCGCAAGCGGCTGCAGGCCGGCCTCGGCACGCAGCTCGACGTGAGCCAGGCGGAATCGACGCTGCCGGACTACGAGCGCCAGATCGACAGCTACGAAGAGGCGATCCAGCTCGCGCGCCACCAGCTCGCCGCACTGGCCGGCAAGGGCCCCGGCGCCGGCGACACCATCAAGCGGCCGCAGCTTGCGCTCGATGCGCCGGCCGGCCTGCCGTCGGCGATGCCGGCCGACCTGCTCGGCCGCCGCCCCGACGTCGTCGCGGCGCGCTGGACGGTCGACGCGCAGGCGCGCGGCATCGACGTCGCGAAGGCGTCGTTCTACCCGAACATCGACCTGCTCGCGACGGTCGGCGGCTTCGGCGTGACCGCGCCGTTCACCGACTTCCTGCGCGCGATGAACGGCGGCTGGACGGCCGGCCCCGCGCTGTCGCTGCCGATCTTCGAAGGCGGTCGGCTGCGGGCGCAGCTCGGCGCCGCGAACGCCGGCTACGACCAGGCGGTCGAGCGCTACAACCAGACGATCGTCGGCGCGCTCAAGGACATCGCCGACCAGGTCGTGCGAATCCGCTCGCTCGATACGCAGAAGAAGGACGCCGCGCGCTCGGTGGCGGCCAACAATCGCAGCTATCAACTGTCGCGCGAAGGCTTCCGCCGCGGGCTGACCGATTACGTGAACGTGCTGGTCGCGCAGCAGCAACTGCTGCGCGCGCAGGAGACGGCCGCCCGCATCGACGCGGAACGCCTCGCCGCGCACGCGCAGCTGATGGCCGCGCTCGGAGGTGGAGTCGAGACGGGCAGCGACGTGCCGAAGGACGAAGCTGCCGCCGCGGTTGCCGCGCCCGCCGCCGCATCGGGCACGAAGCCCGCGGCAGCCGTCGCCCGGCCCGCGGAAGTCGCTACCACCGGCGCGTCCGGCGTGCCGGCCGCACGGTAA
- a CDS encoding DUF2069 domain-containing protein, with protein sequence MNAPARPAIAARPRYALAAAACLVALIALSLAWELWLAPLRPGGSALMLKAVPLALALPGVWRRNIYTMQWASMLILVYLAEGIVRGMSDRGLSATLGWCETALAVGFFVAALAYVAPFKRAAKKPRATS encoded by the coding sequence ATGAACGCCCCCGCCCGCCCCGCCATCGCGGCCCGGCCGCGCTACGCGCTGGCCGCCGCCGCGTGTCTCGTCGCGCTGATCGCGCTGTCGCTCGCGTGGGAGCTGTGGCTCGCGCCGCTGCGCCCGGGCGGCTCCGCGCTGATGCTCAAGGCCGTGCCGCTCGCGCTCGCGCTGCCCGGCGTCTGGCGGCGTAACATCTATACGATGCAGTGGGCGAGCATGCTGATCCTCGTCTATCTCGCCGAAGGCATCGTGCGCGGCATGTCCGATCGCGGGCTGTCCGCGACGCTCGGCTGGTGCGAGACCGCGCTTGCCGTCGGCTTCTTCGTGGCGGCGCTGGCTTACGTCGCGCCGTTCAAGCGCGCGGCGAAAAAACCGCGCGCCACGTCCTGA
- a CDS encoding YihY family inner membrane protein: MPKLSVDLVTIKRLAQFAARRSAEDRIPQVAGSLTFTTLLALVPLLTVAFALFTAFPMFASFQISLQGFLADHLMPAQFNIQIFKYLNQFASKAKGLTTAGLIVLVVTSVMTMMTIESAFNLIWRVRKPRPFAQRVLAYWALITLGPLLFGVSLSISSYLFTQSLAFTGAGPSTSMVEWLLALASLPLTVLAFTLLYVYLPNCTVAWRDAVIGGLFAAIAFELAKRGFGYYVRRIPTYTAVYGAFAALPVFLLWVYLSWFIALLGAMVASALPAIRVGQFHRIHYPGSDLLDALELLARLAEARAAGKRGYTALRLATMLRCDMETAQRLLTTMEEREWVARLDGGGETTPRYILLANPAQLTLAQLFDVLVIDRTELTYQLQRRRSHVDGAALLDVLSNDRFDVTLASLIAAHRLAGGQPAGSAAPAPGVADAHAQPPRPA, encoded by the coding sequence TTGCCGAAGTTGAGCGTGGATCTCGTCACCATCAAGCGCCTCGCGCAGTTCGCGGCCCGGCGCAGCGCCGAGGATCGCATCCCGCAAGTGGCGGGCAGCCTGACCTTCACGACGCTGCTGGCGCTCGTGCCGCTCCTGACGGTCGCGTTCGCGCTGTTCACCGCGTTCCCGATGTTCGCGTCGTTCCAGATCTCGCTGCAGGGGTTCCTCGCGGATCACCTGATGCCCGCGCAGTTCAACATCCAGATCTTCAAGTACCTGAACCAGTTCGCGTCGAAGGCCAAGGGGCTGACCACGGCGGGCCTGATCGTGCTCGTCGTCACGTCGGTGATGACCATGATGACGATCGAATCGGCGTTCAACCTGATCTGGCGCGTGCGCAAGCCGCGGCCGTTCGCACAGCGCGTGCTCGCGTACTGGGCACTGATCACGCTCGGGCCCTTGCTGTTCGGCGTGAGCCTGTCGATCTCGTCGTACCTGTTCACGCAATCGCTCGCGTTCACCGGCGCGGGGCCGTCCACGTCGATGGTGGAGTGGCTGCTCGCGCTCGCATCGCTGCCGTTGACGGTGCTCGCGTTCACGCTGCTGTACGTGTACCTGCCGAACTGCACGGTCGCATGGCGCGACGCGGTGATCGGCGGGCTGTTCGCGGCCATCGCGTTCGAGCTCGCGAAGCGCGGCTTCGGCTACTACGTGCGGCGCATTCCGACCTATACGGCGGTGTACGGCGCGTTCGCGGCGCTGCCGGTGTTCCTGCTGTGGGTGTATTTGAGCTGGTTCATCGCGCTGCTGGGCGCGATGGTGGCATCGGCGCTGCCGGCGATTCGCGTCGGCCAGTTCCACCGCATCCACTATCCGGGCAGCGATCTGCTCGACGCGCTCGAGCTGCTCGCGCGGCTGGCCGAAGCGCGTGCAGCCGGCAAGCGCGGCTATACGGCGCTGCGGCTCGCGACGATGCTGCGCTGCGACATGGAAACCGCGCAGCGATTGCTGACGACGATGGAGGAGCGGGAATGGGTCGCCCGGCTCGACGGCGGAGGGGAAACCACGCCGCGCTACATCCTGCTCGCGAATCCGGCGCAGTTGACGCTCGCGCAACTGTTCGACGTGCTGGTGATCGATCGCACCGAGCTGACCTACCAACTCCAGCGACGCCGCAGCCACGTCGACGGGGCTGCGCTGCTCGACGTGCTGTCGAACGACCGGTTCGACGTGACGCTCGCATCGCTGATCGCCGCGCACCGGCTCGCGGGAGGGCAGCCGGCCGGCAGCGCCGCACCGGCGCCGGGCGTGGCCGACGCGCACGCGCAGCCGCCGCGGCCTGCCTAA
- a CDS encoding metallophosphoesterase, whose protein sequence is MKVRVLSDLHLENNLPDAIPHADADLVVLAGDIHNHAEGLRWAAETFDPAVPVVYVPGNHEYYDGEFGALETAMRDAAHALDNVHYLNNGVYVDPAQRFRVLGTTLWADFSLFGGDEASVARTIDAALRVMLDFKGLIQVTWPHDAALHAAAGVSERDFAPADAIALHRRGRAWLETQLAAPFAGKTIVVTHHAPHRRSLAERYAEDLASAGFVTDMAELVRPPVDLWLHGHTHTSFDYVADGGTRVVCNPRGYLHRRTGEWENPAFAWDKVVELG, encoded by the coding sequence GTGAAAGTCCGCGTCCTGTCCGACCTGCATCTCGAAAACAACCTGCCCGACGCGATCCCGCATGCCGACGCGGATCTCGTCGTGCTGGCCGGCGACATCCACAATCACGCGGAAGGCCTGCGCTGGGCCGCCGAGACGTTCGACCCGGCGGTGCCGGTGGTCTACGTGCCGGGCAACCACGAGTACTACGACGGGGAATTCGGCGCGCTGGAAACGGCGATGCGCGACGCGGCGCATGCGCTCGACAACGTGCATTACCTGAACAACGGCGTCTACGTCGATCCCGCCCAACGCTTTCGCGTGCTGGGCACGACGCTCTGGGCGGATTTTTCGCTGTTCGGCGGGGACGAAGCCAGCGTCGCGCGCACGATCGACGCCGCGCTGCGCGTGATGCTCGATTTCAAGGGACTGATCCAGGTGACGTGGCCGCACGATGCGGCCCTGCATGCGGCAGCGGGCGTGTCGGAACGGGATTTCGCGCCGGCCGACGCGATCGCGCTGCACCGGCGCGGCCGTGCATGGCTGGAAACGCAGCTGGCGGCGCCGTTCGCGGGCAAGACGATCGTCGTCACCCATCATGCGCCGCACCGGCGCTCGCTGGCGGAACGCTATGCGGAGGATCTGGCGTCGGCGGGGTTCGTCACGGACATGGCGGAACTGGTGCGGCCGCCGGTGGATCTGTGGCTGCACGGCCACACGCATACGTCATTCGACTACGTGGCGGACGGCGGCACGCGCGTGGTGTGCAATCCGCGCGGCTACCTTCACCGGCGCACCGGCGAATGGGAAAACCCCGCGTTCGCGTGGGACAAGGTCGTCGAGCTCGGCTGA
- a CDS encoding MFS transporter has translation MSDHTQATSGQRDERRAHASQFDLLRERRFAPFFTTQFLGALNDNVFKIGFTSLVTYHTARFSGVDAKTAAFLISAIFILPFVLFSATSGQIADKYDKATLTRFVKSFEIVLMLVGAAGFVTHSATLLYLCTFMMGMHSTLFGPVKYSYLPQHLGEHELVGGNGLVEMGTFIAILIGTIIGGAAAGIEGSGERVLAVSVVVIALAGRLVAQRVPPTPAPQPDLVINWNPVSETWRNLGLARQNRTVFLSLLGISWLWFVGATFLTSFFNFAKDVLSASPDVVTILLATFSVGIGLGSLLCERLSQRRVEIGLVPLGSIGISVFAIELYFASHALPSPGHLLSVGEFLAGARHWRILADLFLLAMFGGFYSVPLYALIQSRSAPTHRARIIAANNILNALFMILSAVMAMGLTKAGVDIPGLFLVTALLNVVVATYIYLLVPEFLLRFVAWVLVHTFYRIRLVHAERIPAEGAAVLVCNHVSYVDALVLAAASPRPIRFVMDHRIFKTRFASWVFRHAKAIPIAPRHEDPAMLARAYDLCEAALKDGELVCIFPEGKLTKTGDINTFHHGITEILRRTPAPVIPMALRGLWGSYFSRHSDARMPRPIKRGVMSRLTLAVGEPIPASVATPEALQAAVTELRGARK, from the coding sequence ATGAGCGATCACACGCAAGCCACTTCGGGGCAGCGCGACGAACGTCGCGCCCACGCATCGCAGTTCGACCTGCTGCGCGAGCGCCGCTTCGCGCCGTTCTTCACGACCCAGTTTCTCGGCGCGCTGAACGACAACGTCTTCAAGATCGGTTTCACGTCGCTCGTCACGTATCACACCGCGCGGTTCTCGGGCGTCGATGCGAAGACGGCCGCGTTCCTGATTTCCGCGATCTTCATCCTGCCGTTCGTGCTGTTCTCGGCCACCTCCGGCCAGATCGCCGACAAATACGACAAGGCGACCCTCACGCGCTTCGTGAAATCGTTCGAGATCGTGCTGATGCTGGTCGGCGCGGCCGGCTTCGTCACGCACAGCGCGACGCTGCTGTATCTGTGCACGTTCATGATGGGGATGCACTCGACGCTGTTCGGGCCCGTCAAGTATTCGTACCTGCCGCAGCATCTCGGCGAACATGAGCTGGTCGGCGGCAACGGGCTCGTCGAGATGGGCACGTTCATCGCGATCCTGATCGGCACGATCATCGGCGGCGCGGCGGCCGGCATCGAAGGCAGCGGCGAGCGCGTGCTTGCGGTGAGCGTCGTCGTCATCGCGCTGGCCGGGCGGCTCGTCGCGCAGCGCGTGCCGCCGACACCTGCGCCGCAGCCTGACCTCGTGATCAACTGGAACCCGGTCAGCGAAACCTGGCGCAACCTCGGCCTCGCGCGCCAGAACCGCACGGTGTTCCTGAGCCTGCTCGGCATTTCGTGGCTGTGGTTCGTCGGCGCGACCTTCCTCACGTCGTTCTTCAATTTCGCGAAGGACGTGCTGTCCGCGAGCCCCGACGTCGTCACGATCCTGCTCGCGACGTTCTCGGTCGGCATCGGCCTCGGCTCGCTGCTGTGCGAGCGGCTGTCGCAGCGGCGCGTCGAGATCGGCCTCGTGCCGCTCGGTTCGATCGGCATCAGCGTGTTCGCGATCGAGCTGTATTTCGCGAGCCATGCGCTGCCGTCGCCCGGCCATCTGCTGTCGGTCGGCGAATTCCTGGCCGGTGCGCGCCACTGGCGCATCCTCGCCGACCTGTTCCTGCTCGCGATGTTCGGCGGCTTCTACAGCGTGCCGCTGTACGCGCTGATCCAGAGCCGCAGCGCGCCGACGCACCGCGCACGGATCATCGCCGCGAACAACATCCTGAACGCGCTGTTCATGATCCTGTCGGCCGTGATGGCGATGGGGCTGACCAAGGCCGGTGTCGACATCCCGGGGCTGTTCCTCGTCACCGCGCTGCTGAACGTCGTGGTCGCGACGTATATCTACCTGCTCGTGCCCGAGTTCCTGCTGCGCTTCGTCGCGTGGGTGCTCGTGCATACCTTCTACCGGATTCGCCTCGTGCACGCGGAGCGGATTCCGGCGGAAGGGGCGGCGGTGCTCGTGTGCAATCACGTCAGCTACGTCGATGCGCTCGTGCTGGCCGCCGCGAGCCCGCGCCCGATTCGTTTCGTGATGGATCACCGGATCTTCAAGACGCGTTTCGCGAGCTGGGTATTCCGGCATGCGAAGGCGATCCCGATCGCACCGCGCCACGAGGATCCCGCGATGCTCGCGCGTGCGTACGACCTCTGCGAGGCCGCGCTGAAGGACGGCGAGCTCGTGTGTATCTTCCCCGAGGGCAAGCTGACGAAGACGGGCGACATCAACACGTTCCACCACGGTATCACCGAGATCCTGCGCCGCACGCCGGCGCCGGTGATCCCGATGGCGCTGCGCGGGCTGTGGGGCAGCTATTTTTCGCGGCATTCCGATGCGCGGATGCCACGGCCGATCAAGCGCGGCGTGATGAGCCGGCTGACGCTCGCGGTCGGCGAGCCGATCCCCGCTTCGGTGGCGACGCCCGAGGCGTTGCAGGCGGCGGTGACCGAACTGCGCGGCGCGCGGAAGTAG
- a CDS encoding Mpo1-like protein — protein MAHTHTEQFASFADFYPYYLNEHQNLTSRRLHFIGSLGVIGCVAMAVATGHWLWLPAAVVCGYGFAWVGHFFFEKNRPATFRHPIYSLMGDWVMFKDICTGKIPL, from the coding sequence ATGGCGCATACGCATACGGAGCAATTCGCCAGCTTCGCTGACTTCTACCCGTATTACCTGAACGAGCACCAGAACCTGACGTCGCGGCGGCTGCACTTCATCGGCTCGCTCGGCGTGATCGGCTGCGTCGCGATGGCGGTCGCGACCGGCCACTGGCTGTGGCTGCCGGCGGCGGTCGTCTGCGGCTACGGGTTCGCGTGGGTCGGACACTTCTTCTTCGAGAAGAACCGCCCGGCCACGTTCCGGCACCCGATCTACAGCCTGATGGGCGACTGGGTGATGTTCAAGGACATCTGCACCGGCAAGATCCCGCTGTAG
- a CDS encoding LysR family transcriptional regulator, protein MDTLQNMRVFVRVVDAGSFTAAAQQMNSTTAYASRAVSDLEAHLRTRLLNRTTRRIALTEAGERYLQRCEQILAYVDQAEAEAGDAHARPSGKLKVHCFTSLGQHYLVPAIARYRERYPDVHVELTLAQRMPDLLDEGYDVAIVVGRDLPDSGLVSQRLGESYSVVCASPGYVESHGVPQRPADLAQHVCLGMVAPGFHFDEWALAGPNGDEVVPITAPPFRVNVAEALAVAVREGMGVGGLPLYSAIGWLRSGHIVRVMPEYRSHVMNIYALYPSRQYLDAKIRTWVDFLREELPLTLEADEAALEQYTRAT, encoded by the coding sequence ATGGATACGCTACAAAACATGCGGGTATTCGTCCGCGTGGTGGACGCGGGAAGCTTTACCGCGGCCGCCCAGCAGATGAATTCGACCACCGCCTACGCGTCGCGCGCGGTCTCGGATCTCGAGGCCCACCTGCGCACGCGTCTCCTGAACCGCACGACGCGCCGGATCGCGCTGACCGAGGCGGGCGAGCGCTATCTGCAGCGCTGCGAACAGATCCTCGCTTACGTCGACCAGGCCGAAGCCGAGGCGGGCGACGCGCACGCGCGTCCGTCCGGCAAGCTGAAGGTCCATTGCTTCACGAGCCTCGGCCAGCACTATCTGGTGCCGGCCATTGCGCGCTATCGCGAGCGCTATCCGGACGTGCACGTCGAGCTGACGCTCGCGCAGCGGATGCCCGACCTGCTCGACGAGGGCTACGACGTCGCGATCGTCGTCGGCCGCGATCTGCCCGATTCGGGGCTCGTGTCGCAGCGGCTCGGCGAGAGCTACAGCGTCGTGTGCGCATCGCCGGGCTATGTCGAGTCGCACGGCGTGCCGCAGCGGCCGGCCGATCTCGCGCAGCACGTGTGCCTCGGGATGGTCGCGCCGGGCTTTCACTTCGACGAGTGGGCGCTGGCGGGGCCGAACGGCGACGAGGTCGTGCCGATCACGGCGCCGCCGTTCCGCGTGAACGTCGCGGAGGCGCTCGCGGTGGCCGTGCGGGAGGGGATGGGGGTCGGCGGGCTGCCGCTCTATTCGGCGATCGGCTGGCTGCGCAGCGGGCACATCGTGCGCGTGATGCCCGAGTACCGGTCGCACGTGATGAACATCTATGCGCTGTATCCGTCGCGCCAGTACCTCGACGCCAAAATCCGGACCTGGGTCGATTTCCTGCGCGAAGAGCTGCCGCTCACGCTCGAAGCCGACGAAGCGGCGCTCGAACAGTACACGCGTGCGACATGA
- a CDS encoding CBS domain-containing protein, with protein MRVSDILKVKGNTLFTVTPDKPLREAVDTMAEHDIGSLVVMEYGDLVGMLTFREIILRLHVNGGAIGDVQVRKVMDEPLTCTPETDVNEVRRMMLERHARYMPVLDKKVLMGVISFYDVAKTVVEAQSFENRMLKAYIRDWPESEAEAHKP; from the coding sequence ATGCGCGTCAGCGATATTCTGAAAGTGAAGGGCAACACGCTGTTTACGGTGACGCCCGATAAGCCGCTGCGCGAAGCGGTCGATACGATGGCCGAACACGACATCGGTTCGCTCGTCGTGATGGAGTACGGCGATCTCGTCGGGATGCTGACGTTTCGCGAGATCATCCTGCGCCTGCACGTGAACGGCGGCGCGATCGGCGACGTGCAGGTGCGCAAGGTGATGGACGAGCCGCTCACGTGCACGCCTGAAACGGACGTCAACGAAGTGCGCCGAATGATGCTCGAGCGTCACGCACGCTACATGCCGGTGCTCGACAAGAAGGTGCTGATGGGCGTCATTTCGTTCTACGACGTCGCGAAGACGGTCGTCGAGGCGCAGAGCTTCGAGAACCGGATGCTGAAGGCGTACATCCGCGACTGGCCGGAATCGGAAGCCGAAGCGCACAAGCCGTGA
- a CDS encoding FAD-binding oxidoreductase has translation MMSSEAFVSACRDAIGADHVLTDPHDTEPFLTDWRRRYQGAACAVLRPANTAEVAALVKLANAHGVALVPQGGNTGLAGGATPDASGSQAVLSLARLNRVRALDPHNNTITVEAGVILADVQARAREGGRLFALSLAAEGSCTIGGNLSTNAGGTAVLRYGNARELCLGLEVVTPQGEIWDGLRGLRKDNTGYDLRDLFIGAEGTLGIITAAVMKLHPLPAAQVTALAALESPHAALDFLALAQRAAGPLLTGFELMSDFCMQLVGKHYPQLRYPFAQTHAQTVLLELSDNESEAHARALFEKLMEDAFEAGLVVDAVVAENLAQSRAFWDLREHIPLAQADEGLNIKHDIAVPISSIARFIDETDAAIQQAAPGARMVTFGHLGDGNLHYNVQTPEGGDPKAFLAEFQKPINRIVYDNVHRHHGTISAEHGIGQLKIDDAQRYKSPVETTLMRTLKTALDPRGLMNPGKVLR, from the coding sequence ATGATGTCCTCCGAAGCTTTCGTTTCCGCGTGCCGCGACGCGATCGGCGCCGATCACGTCCTGACCGATCCGCACGATACCGAACCGTTCCTGACCGACTGGCGCCGCCGCTACCAGGGCGCGGCGTGCGCGGTGCTGAGGCCCGCGAACACGGCCGAAGTCGCCGCGCTCGTGAAGCTCGCCAACGCGCACGGCGTCGCGCTCGTGCCGCAGGGCGGCAACACGGGCCTCGCCGGCGGCGCGACGCCCGATGCGAGCGGCAGCCAGGCCGTGCTGAGCCTGGCGCGCCTGAACCGCGTGCGCGCGCTCGATCCGCACAACAACACGATCACCGTCGAAGCCGGCGTGATCCTCGCCGACGTGCAGGCGCGCGCTCGCGAAGGCGGCCGGCTGTTCGCGCTGAGCCTCGCGGCGGAAGGCAGCTGCACGATCGGCGGCAACCTGTCGACCAATGCGGGCGGCACCGCGGTGCTGCGCTACGGCAACGCGCGCGAGCTGTGCCTCGGGCTCGAGGTCGTGACGCCGCAGGGCGAGATCTGGGACGGGCTGCGCGGACTGCGCAAGGACAACACCGGCTACGACCTGCGCGACCTGTTCATCGGCGCCGAAGGCACGCTCGGGATCATCACGGCGGCCGTGATGAAGCTGCATCCGCTGCCGGCCGCGCAGGTCACGGCGCTGGCCGCACTCGAATCGCCGCACGCGGCGCTCGATTTCCTCGCGCTCGCGCAGCGCGCGGCCGGGCCGCTGCTGACCGGCTTCGAGCTGATGTCGGATTTCTGCATGCAGCTGGTCGGCAAGCACTATCCGCAACTGCGCTACCCGTTCGCGCAGACGCATGCGCAAACGGTGCTGCTGGAGCTGTCCGACAACGAAAGCGAAGCGCATGCGCGCGCGCTGTTCGAGAAGCTGATGGAAGACGCGTTCGAGGCCGGGCTCGTGGTCGACGCGGTGGTGGCGGAGAACCTCGCGCAATCGCGCGCGTTCTGGGACCTGCGCGAGCACATCCCGCTCGCGCAGGCCGACGAAGGGCTCAACATCAAGCACGACATCGCGGTGCCGATCTCGTCGATCGCACGCTTCATCGACGAGACCGACGCGGCGATCCAGCAGGCCGCGCCGGGCGCGCGCATGGTCACGTTCGGCCACCTCGGCGACGGCAACCTGCACTACAACGTGCAGACGCCCGAAGGCGGCGATCCGAAAGCGTTCCTCGCGGAATTCCAGAAGCCGATCAACCGGATCGTCTACGACAACGTGCACCGCCATCACGGCACGATCAGCGCGGAGCACGGCATCGGCCAACTGAAGATCGACGACGCGCAACGCTACAAGTCGCCGGTCGAAACCACGCTGATGCGCACGCTGAAGACCGCGCTCGACCCGCGCGGCCTGATGAATCCCGGCAAGGTCCTGCGCTGA
- the wrbA gene encoding NAD(P)H:quinone oxidoreductase, producing MKDILVLYYSRHGATRDLALAIANGIDSVPGMQARIRTVPPVSAVCEATAPDIPADGPPYAELRDLEECAGLALGSPTRFGNMAASLKYFLDGTTPQWLSGALTGKPASVFTSTGSLHGGQESTLLSMMLPLLHHGMMIVGIPYTESALSTTRTGGTPYGASHVAQHDRSAPAGLSADEKALAAALGVRLARAAAALASAQAAEAA from the coding sequence ATGAAAGACATCCTCGTCCTCTATTACAGCCGTCACGGCGCCACGCGCGATCTCGCGCTCGCGATCGCGAACGGCATCGACAGCGTGCCGGGCATGCAGGCCCGCATCCGCACCGTGCCGCCCGTGTCGGCCGTCTGCGAAGCCACCGCCCCCGACATCCCGGCCGACGGCCCGCCCTACGCGGAACTGCGCGACCTCGAGGAATGCGCGGGCCTCGCGCTCGGTTCGCCGACCCGCTTCGGCAACATGGCCGCGTCGCTCAAGTATTTCCTCGACGGCACGACGCCGCAATGGCTGTCGGGCGCGCTCACCGGCAAGCCGGCGAGCGTGTTCACGTCGACGGGCAGCCTGCACGGCGGCCAGGAGTCGACGCTGTTGTCGATGATGCTGCCGCTGCTGCATCACGGGATGATGATCGTCGGAATCCCGTACACCGAATCCGCCCTCAGCACGACGCGTACCGGCGGCACGCCGTACGGCGCGTCGCACGTCGCGCAGCACGACCGCTCGGCGCCCGCCGGGCTGTCGGCGGACGAGAAGGCGCTCGCGGCCGCGCTCGGCGTACGGCTCGCACGCGCTGCCGCAGCCCTCGCCAGCGCCCAGGCCGCCGAGGCCGCATGA